A region from the Rosa rugosa chromosome 6, drRosRugo1.1, whole genome shotgun sequence genome encodes:
- the LOC133716827 gene encoding uncharacterized protein LOC133716827, giving the protein MAKKELVQEPKFKCFCRREFATQEGLDGHVDSSEPCKAYRDKGHGQFKRKAGLGLERKFRLITIQLRNAKEKAEAAETGGNSNAKKKGGKAEAAETGGNSNAKKKGGKGKGKGKGKGEAGR; this is encoded by the exons ATGGCAAAGAAGGAACTCGTCCAG GAACCAAAGTTCAAATGCTTCTGCAGGCGTGAGTTTGCAACACAGGAAGGTCTCGATGGACACGTCGACTCCAGTGAACCTTGCAAAGCCTATCGTGATAAGGGACACGGCCAATTCAAAAGAAAGGCTGGTCTGGGTCTCGAGAGGAAGTTTAGGTTGATCACAATACAACTGAGGAATGCCAAGGAGAAGGCAGAGGCTGCTGAAACTGGAGGAAATTCGAATGccaagaagaaaggggggaAGGCAGAGGCTGCTGAAACTGGAGGAAATTCGAATGccaagaagaaaggggggaaggggaagggaaagggaaagggaaagggGGAGGCCGGCCGCTGA